A window of Dysidea avara chromosome 1, odDysAvar1.4, whole genome shotgun sequence genomic DNA:
TTAAAATCCATCATCTAACCATCAATAAAGCTAGTTAATAAGGCCCTGGTGCcttgtatatagctagtagctacccATGGTGTCAGGTCACATGTCATCAAACATCTCATGTTCTCAATTCAACCCCAACACCTTAGTATTGATAAAATAAAGTATTCTAATTTATGAATCGATGTCATAAATTATAAGGTTCTCAGAACCCTTCTTTCAGCTGCCCAACACTTTGTGTGACTCTTATAACCAAGAAACAAATTCTACATAATGCATACTTCTCGTGAATATCAAAAGACTTCATAATAACAATGCAAATATGTTTTATTGTGTAATCACACATAGTGGTACATTGTAGTGCTATGAcacgtgaccaacctcctctgccaTGGTGTATGCTATTTGAAAATGGCACACTTACATAGTTTAGGAGTGCTTCAGCACCACGAGGCTTTGTGCTCCTATTTGATGAATATGGTTTATTTGGATGGGACAGGCTAGGTGTTGGACAGGCTGGCACTGATGTTTCCCTTACAGGAAAACTTCTTAATAGTACAGCCTGAAATTCATGGAGATAAAGGATGACATGGGGTTTTTTAATAAAAATTGTATATAATACACTGTATTGCCTCAAATTATGGCCCATCCTGTAATAAATTCCTGGTCCTGTTTAGTGGCCAGAAGAGCCTTTCAACAAATACTGGATTTCGAACAAATGCTAGTTTCAAAATTGTATAGACAATTGCCACAAATGATGCGTGGAGTTAACAACAAAAACAATATTATTGACCTTGAGTTCTATTTAACTTTCAGTCTGTGTTGTGTATTGAGAAATACATCAAGAAGAGTACAACTGATCAGAGGTCATATTAAATTGATTCCAAGAATATGTGATCATTCAACTTGTCAATAAAttgggcgtctggattcagtggaatgggatggtggactggaatggtggaatgggatggtggactggaatggtggaatggactggaatggaatggtggaatggaacaatactttggtaatttcaattggtggtcaactctttataaagaccaccttctaacaaagaccacctctttataaaagccgtttactttaatgtttaaattgagtgtatccccatagaatggtcttattgatcagttgtgctccacatgcctagaaaagtcagagtgatatctgatctGTAATATAGCAATATATCCCAttcaaaaacagtttggctgtacaaaagtgacgtccccatcaaactaaaagtaactgacaactaaaggagctattatTTGGGTGAGACCAAGAAATACTGGTAAATAACtcgctataatttataaaaatttggtcctttatcattgacttgtacagtcttgctgcatccctaattaattccctgtaactctaattggctagtaatttagccACCTTTTTTCTTCTCTACAATGCCGGACTATCGAGAAAGGTACCGATTTACTAGCCTAatagatttacagggaattaattaggaatacagtcagactgcacaaatcaatgataaaggaccataGTTGCCGGTATatattgacattcatttcttggcctgaccaaatattagctcctttagttgccagttgcttttagtttcgtcaagagttcgtaatatataatgaactcttggtttcgtggacacatatttttttgtatagccaagctgggtatatagctattactgtattgtatcataaatcagatatcactggcttttctagacataacatgtggcacataagtcatcaataagactgtcttatagggctctaaaacagcaattcagatattaaagtaaaacggtctttgtaaagaggtggtctttgttagaacgtggtctttttaaagaggtgaccacttaCCTAAGCACCGTTctattccattccactattccattccattccaccattccagtccaccattccattccactgaatccagacgccccaaTAAAATACCTTGTATAATCTCTGCTCTTGTGTTTACAGTGGCCAGAGTATAAAGTTGCGAGTGTCCAGGACATAATTTAAGACATTTTGGTAGATAGTGGCAAGTCATTTTTTCCTTATGCTGGTGTGTGCATAAACTAATTCCATTGTTattttgtttacattttatTAGCATGACTTCCTCTTCTATGAAATGTCATTTAATATTTCTGCTTGGCAAGTAATGTATGTATAGGTCTTACAGCGTACAGTGCACTTAGGTGATTACAACTCTTGTTGAAAACTTTTACTTGTAGTAATGTGAAATAAATCCTGCAAATGCTAGTGGTCAGGGTTAACTGGTTAGAATAATTGCAACACTACCATAATAGTACTATTAATTACCATTAAGATACATTTAGTGTAGGTTTGGTGTTTAGTGTTCATTGTGTAAAAATTATACCACATCAACTTATCACTGTGATGTGTTTGTGCAGTATAATAtatcacacatacataatacatgtatacattaaCAAAAGCTGCCCAAGAGACCATAATGTTTGGTCAATTATTGAAGTATTGCGATTAATAGAAGCTTTAGCGCACTATTCAATAATGTAAGACACCTTTATCCATTTTAGTTCTTCTAGTTTATCACTGTCATAGAAATTCATTTAGAAGTGTCGTAATTTGATTGTGTGCTAACTACCGGCCAAAATGTGTCTGTGGACAGGAACAAACTACACCATCTATACTTGTTAACATGAGCAAGTTTCATTAGAAAAGTTATGTCATGCATAAACTATGTAAACACTCCATTCTGACTCTGTCTTTAAGTGAATAGAAAAGTAGACAATAGTGTTGAGCTATGTGTAAATGATTCAATTAAGACACATTATAACACCATTCCATGAAGAACTTCAGAACAATGGCTATGAATGTATAATGGGTTGTTAAGCAGCTCTAAGTGTATTCAAGTAGACATTTTCATTTATAGGAAGTTTCTGGCTTAATTCACTGTTTGTTCTGTGTATGTGATTTTGATAGAATTTGCAGTtcataatattaatttaaaacaATTTCTACTTTGGGTATATATGGTACATGCCTGTTTTCAGTTTTGGTGGCTTATGCACTAGATTTTCATCACACCAGCTATTATACATGTTGTTTTCTACAGATGAGCCAAATTTTATGAAGAGATTTTGCATTGACAATGTCAGCCAAATTTCTAGTAAGTTATTGCTCTTACTTACTTAGCAATGATTTGTTTATTGCATATGTTAAGTAGCTATGCCACTGTAGAAATGgaatagttcattgttttaagTGCACACTCACATAATATACCACTGTGTCATTACAATGGTCACAAAGACATGGTGACTTAATTTAGCTAAATTATACCATTCATTACTAATTGCTTAATGGGCTAGGTGGCCTTTGTGATGAGGTCAGAGAGGATAGAATTTCTATTGTTACCCCAAAACAGTACAAGCGAACTTGACAATGTAACTTTACATAACAGATTTTACAGTGTGAATATCTATATTCAGTCACATAAGTGTTATTGCACACCCAAAAATATATAGCCTAATAATATTTACGTGACTATCTCACTTGACTTCTTTGCAGGTAACAGCTCATCGTCAACTACTAGCAACTTTGATACAGTTCTAAGCTTGATCATTCATGAGAAAGACAGACCTGATACTGTAATAGGGAGTATACTGTCTACTATAGGCAGAGGCTCTACTGTGAGACTAGACAGTATTTCTTATGGTTCAAAAGTTGGTCAACTAAAACAAGTAGTGATACGATTTAATACAAGCGGTGCCTTGAAACTGAGCCAACTTATTTTGGCTAATCAGTTGAACTTAGTTACATGTGATGTGGTGGCCTTTCAATTGGAAGGTGGTCCTCTTATTTGGATACAAAATAGATCCCAAATTGCTCGATACTTAACAACCACTAACAAGAGTAAGTGAAGATCAACTCACTTTTACACCATGCTAGTAAAATGAAAACATAGAGAGCTGTAAGATGTAATGTAGTTGTTAATGATTTTATTTGGAACTGGGAAGTTAGCAATACTATGAAAAGATAAAGTGGGTTACTATGAAAACCACCAAGTGCTTTATTAGGTTATGTGTACATTCCACCAGTTAACCACATTATCATTACGTAAGCAATCTATGATGTATTAGTACATCACTATATAGAACTAGTTAATTTCTATATCACATAGCAACTGAAAATAATCAACTTATACAACACACattatattgtatagttattcaTTGTTGGATTTCTGATCTGTCTTTCATTTCTCTTGTTGTTGATTAATGCCAAAGTAATCACTTaatattgataaaagtacttccTGTCCTAACATCCTTACTTCCTGTTTATTACATTTCATATTAGGACATTGTTTACATGCTTTCTTGCTGAACATTGCAAAGATATGATTTTGTTAAGATGCTGAGGCTCAAGTGATCAAGCCTTTTGTTTTCAGCAGGTTTAGTTACCACTACAAACACAATGTCTAGGCAATGTTGAGCATAGAGCTCATAGCCTTAACCATGGTCGAATTATGCTTCACTCAATAGCAACTACAATAATAGCTACAGAATTTGATGTTTTAGCTTGTACAAATCAAAATCTTTGTGGACGGTGATTTGTTAATGTTGTTAGCATGTTATCTAATGTTTTAGTCTTGTAGACTTTGTGTGTGTCAATAAACTGAAAGTCACTTTTAGCCATAACTATCCAAATGGATTTCATTTGACTGATGTAATAGGTAGTGTCTCTGTCACTTAATGGCCTTTTGTATGGACAACATATTATGATTTAAAAGAGTTAATCCAATTGCATCATATTACTACTGTTTATAGTcgttatatgcatgcatggtacAGAAATGTACAGTCCCTAGCTACAAATGTTTCTTTCCTGGTAACAAGTTTGAGTGGCATGATTCATAGCGCTTCATGTAAGTTTGATGATAAAACTGCAAATGTGCCGGAGTTATGACAGCTTATTACTCAGTTTTGTAACTTGATATGTCCATGAATGTCTGCGTCACTAGTCATCCAGACCCTGATAGTCTATATTACTCAGTTTTGTAACTTGATGTGTCCATGAATGTCCGCGTCACTAGTCATCCAGACCCTGATAGTCTAAGAGCCCGGACAGAgatattattgtattattgttacaCAACATGTATAGCAATGATTGAGATTGAATGGCAAAACAGTAGCTATAGATTTCCATCACAAGCAACAGTGGTCATGCATCTTATGCATGAAATTGCCTATTTTAAAATGTCACTTGACTGATAAACAGTAAGGTGTATAGTATTGTTGATCATTTGCTTAGCAGTGCATGTCACTTCATGTATTGATACTACCTCTATTAAGGAAGTATAAAGTAACTTTAATGGACTTGTGGTTTACGGGCTACTAAGTATCTAGTGGTAACTGTAGTGGTGATGTTTATTGTTTCTTAAATGACTGTGTTATTAGCCATACAAGTTATTTTGCATGGGAAGGTGAAGAAGAGCCTTATATGTTATTTAGGCTGTGGTGGAGAAGGAGATTAGTTAAGGAAAGCTGTAACATTAGAACCTAATGACTTTACACCTTCATGATTGTTATGGCAGTGATTATTAATAGTTACTATCCCATGTGCTAGGGAATTACGTACAAGAAGTCTATAGCCCAGGCAGTCAGAATCTTTGTGCTAATAACTACAGGGACCCTGTTTAGGAATTACAGGCAGCCACATGTTCAAGTGATGTGCAATGCTATAATATACGACCTTCATTTCTATGCAAAAACTTGGTACAATATATATCTTAGGTAACGTATATGTGCGTGGCTACAGTATAACAGTTAAAGCACACAGAGGACAGAATTTGGCTGTAATGCATGTAGCTATGACCCTTAGCCATGAGTTGTCATTGGAAGCTAGCCATAACCTGACAACTATACTCTAAATATTCATTCATTTGATCTTGCATGTGGTGTAAAGTTAGCTAGCTgtatagagagagagagatgcATGATCGCGTGTTCGGGTGAGAAGATGAGTTGTAGCTATGGGAAATAGGCTGGTCTGGCTACGTAATTTTCGATGATAATTTTAATGACTATATTATGTCATCCCCAAGCATTTGCATTCGTGCGTAGCTGTCTGCATAAATTTTAATACGCATGTTATTACGAAACCATAGGCTAGTATCGTTCTGGTAGCTATGTCAACCAGGTTTCCGCTAATGCTCTAATTTATGCCTATTAAGCTAACAGTGCACGACATCCACCGGAATTTCCTGGTAGCTAATCAGTTTTCGTGTATAAATGCGCCGGTACAAAAGTTACAAGGCACATTCTAGTTCACTCGACGCACACTGTACAAGGCCTCGATGGCAGTTGTGTTACCGTCATTATCCGGTTGGAATCCACTCTCTGTTTTAAATAGTAAGCCAGTAATAGTTGTATAAAAACAGGATTTTGTAACAGAAACACAGTTTTCAGAGATCGCTACTGCACGCATGTTACGTAGTAACGTAGCTTCATCGTATGATTGTGTGTTCGCTAAAAGTATAAAACATAGCTAATGTGATTTGCACGAATGTAGCTAGTTATTATTGCGTTACTTTATTTTTTCTGTAGGTGAAATCTTTGCCAAAAGTTTAACAAGCTCATTTGCAGTCGAAGATATCCCAGCGACGCAGCCTCGTCCGTTCGTTTCATCTCCACCGCCGCTCTGGGCAATTAATTCAACTTTGTCTGCAGCTACAGTGCCGACTACACCTGAATTAACCTTGTCATCAAAGGTCTCAGAGATCGTGCAGAAGAAAGCATCGCAAACGAAGCCGTCCGGGAAGCTATCACCTCTCACGATACCTTCGTCGCCATTTTCTCCTGATCCCCAGTCGTCCGCGAGCCCGTTCTCTAGCGCATCAACTCCAGTGAAATATTTGTCAGTTGTATCTGGAAAGCACAGAGCAGGACTACCTGAAGAACTAGACCCTTACCATAACATTGAGTGCTACGACCGGCTAACAAATAAAGTGGTACCTATGCATGCAAGCATGCTTGGCTGTACAGCGAGTGCTAGTGACACGGAACTTAACCGAAGTACGCAAGAAGTGCCTATATTAGCATCATCAGCAAGTCCACTTTTAAGCTCGTCAGCTGTTCAGGCTACAGTTAGTTTGGGGACATCAATGAAGCCACAACCTGACAATTCACCAAAGGTTCCTATCCAACCTATTACATTGACCCACAAGTATCAAGAGAACAAACATTCAAGACAACCAAAGAAGCACAGTGATACGTCATCACCAAGTGGCAGCAGGTCACACAGTAATAGTCCTAGTAATGGCAACAGTACTGGTGATGTGAGTGTCGTGGGGATACCATCAAGTGCTAAAAGTGTTTCTGCTACTACTGAAGTAACCACACCAGCAGGAAGGTCACCATTAGCTACCCACTCGATGTTAAATGCCGCCATTGCTGCTGCAGCTGGCTTACCAGCAATTCCTCAACCATTTCCATTGCCAATTATGTTTCACCCCACGTTTACTCCAACTACACCTGGAACTCAGCTACCATTTGTCTACCCCTCTTTGACACCTCTTGGAATGAGCAGCCCTCTCCCAGCACTGCAGCAGTTTCAAATGTTACAACAGAGTCATCCCAATCATTACATGATGGTTGACTGCCCAACATTTATGTGGCCACCAAGCAGCAAAGTTGCTGGGACTGGATTCAATTTTATGATGCCAAATAGCTCTGTGTTGCAAACACCTCCAAGCAGTGCTCTTCAAGAGAACTCTCTCACCAGAAAAAGATGTACCCCTCCTCCAATTGTTGAAGGGAACTCACAGGTAGCATCCACCATTCCTGAGCCATCACCAAAGAAAGCAAGACCAGACTTTTCCTCCACTAGTTCAAGCAGTCATTTCCCTCAAGTAACTACTTTGAGTAGTGCTACACTGAGTACCATACCAGCTGCTAGTATTACAAGGCACAGCAACATTCCCATTGTCAGCCAAGAAATGGACACTAGCCATAAGCTGATCACAGATGATGGATCAAGTAGTGAGTCAGAGATGAAGGATAATGGTGACAGTGATTCAGAAGATGATGTGGTGACTTGCCCACAAGAACCTGCACCCATTGAAGGCACCAACAATCTACCACCTTGTAAGTCAACAAAGTAGGAAATTTCAATATGTATGACATAGTTTTAGTCATTGGTTTTAGCTGCCTTTAGTAACTTCCTTTTGTGGGATAACAGTTTCCTTATGGTTggtgattaattatttttttcctggaattgtatttgtttaccttatTGCTCACTTTGTAAAGTATTAAATCATTCATTTGTCTCTTTCCTGTTTAGTTCCTAATGGAAGAGGTGTTGTGCAACTGTGGCAGTTTCTGTTAGACATGCTACTGACACCTGATAAGAGCTTCATGATTCAGTGGACAGGAAATGAGTATGAGTTCACCATACTACAACCAGATGACATTGCTGCAATGTGGGGAGAACGCAAGGGAAAGCCTAGAATGAACTATGACAAACTAAGCCGTGGCCTCCGCTACTACTACAGCAAAGGAATCATGGACAAAGTACCAGGAAAGAAGCTGACTTTTAAATTCACTTGTAATGTTGAAGACTATGTCAGGACACGGAGCAGGAATCCTAATGCAGTTCAAACACTACGAGCAATTATAAGAAACAGCAAACTGAATCACATTTCATCTAGTGACTTACCATATAACACACCTAATACATTAACACTAACTACCACACCACAGTAAATTATTAGCTTCAAGATCTTGCTTTTCTTTAGGTTTTTTTATGGATAAGGATTTTCGTCATCTCATGTTGTACTTAGCATACTTTCGATACTTTTATTGGATTTTAATTACAATTAAATGATTAATTTTT
This region includes:
- the LOC136236886 gene encoding uncharacterized protein; its protein translation is MDITIEFDPKKTAFVLGPGINRLCLTTNNSDFRDDIPVDYKAVCEEGIKYAKRFVDARECSNKHRLLQNACELNPMYAAHEVTAILRRNGVYDSWLSSLHNKVNSLSGQTMYAKHYALQFLSAMNQKGALLATTCYTEVLEQVLGLKSVSLTENDVTSKVLGNGGWPNSLLHIYGMFSQPETVVFDFLAHDANDSMSTEGKAVLKVFLQRNLFFVGFSNNHFDKTAEKFIELISPQLSQPGSMRPVFISSVQNDNNPLLDNFMKVCYSDQMSLSLFHQILYASGTNTDEPNFMKRFCIDNVSQISSNSSSSTTSNFDTVLSLIIHEKDRPDTVIGSILSTIGRGSTVRLDSISYGSKVGQLKQVVIRFNTSGALKLSQLILANQLNLVTCDVVAFQLEGGPLIWIQNRSQIARYLTTTNKSEIFAKSLTSSFAVEDIPATQPRPFVSSPPPLWAINSTLSAATVPTTPELTLSSKVSEIVQKKASQTKPSGKLSPLTIPSSPFSPDPQSSASPFSSASTPVKYLSVVSGKHRAGLPEELDPYHNIECYDRLTNKVVPMHASMLGCTASASDTELNRSTQEVPILASSASPLLSSSAVQATVSLGTSMKPQPDNSPKVPIQPITLTHKYQENKHSRQPKKHSDTSSPSGSRSHSNSPSNGNSTGDVSVVGIPSSAKSVSATTEVTTPAGRSPLATHSMLNAAIAAAAGLPAIPQPFPLPIMFHPTFTPTTPGTQLPFVYPSLTPLGMSSPLPALQQFQMLQQSHPNHYMMVDCPTFMWPPSSKVAGTGFNFMMPNSSVLQTPPSSALQENSLTRKRCTPPPIVEGNSQVASTIPEPSPKKARPDFSSTSSSSHFPQVTTLSSATLSTIPAASITRHSNIPIVSQEMDTSHKLITDDGSSSESEMKDNGDSDSEDDVVTCPQEPAPIEGTNNLPPFPNGRGVVQLWQFLLDMLLTPDKSFMIQWTGNEYEFTILQPDDIAAMWGERKGKPRMNYDKLSRGLRYYYSKGIMDKVPGKKLTFKFTCNVEDYVRTRSRNPNAVQTLRAIIRNSKLNHISSSDLPYNTPNTLTLTTTPQ